A region of Colletotrichum higginsianum IMI 349063 chromosome 10, whole genome shotgun sequence DNA encodes the following proteins:
- a CDS encoding Spindle assembly checkpoint component MAD1, translated as MDGTSDDDEWERIAEIGYLLMATQQHPTVSAPTNGPVDGPGTNRDGGQMAAEPQAQLPQYSGAGSPGRYHVTLSPAAPASGNHPNNIGPSPGGRVQEHHRHSTGVMRSHTPSGDPTGRRSSVSNRLRASIGGSALPRPNTSLRESRTFRATQPTYNLFTGGDAHSRPGSRASLAAESVRAASCESSKENMAPPDAAEYESQRHVIEELKAELGTLRYTISTFEQEKQMADARHNAELEDQRRRAQADFTAKQAAETEKSQAARQLETAQRELSELRENIAQEKTGLEKRARDAEEEARLLQEQLEDLSSAKDEAARINEKKTIDLEMQLRAAQKSTQELEQEAHAREAALQQVQSQLADKDSQVGNLESEVLRLKAQTGDADTMAIIKRELSEQVAHIRNLEATNREQLSELKHLRQIHRAVEVVEEEKRSLQRKLEAAQSLEAELSEARIQRQRLEDERIAWTGYLASTGTDLEFDSPEAVARALVEQRYETAAQLDRVGSLQAELAAQESAVKSLQEENATLKSQLTEARSVATTQNVDKTRLRTERQRVLAVKEVEYLRAQLKTFDAEDEAFQPEAVDETRTRRIQELEDLVDKYRSEVQALHAEMSSIESGRPAEPAPAAAGTKRHRDENDEALQEQLGLLSRKSRKLQDQLASVQTQHALTQKELSVAQEQLKALKTQSKTRVLSLRSNPTSDFEAIKMATLKALERENADLLAQIRGDPSSADLVPRTQLDAANRLVEEARAETASAQKSAKRLKEVWSKKSLEFKEAIFSTLGWTVMFMPNGKMRVESTFYPSRTDEYENSIVFDGEKGTMKVGGGPRSAFARRIGDQIGFWVREKGCIPGFLAALTLEFYEEHSRNQMQTE; from the exons ATGGACGGTACaagcgatgacgacgagtGGGAGCGGATTGCAGAAATTGGTTATCTGTTGATGGCGACGCAGCAACATCCTACAGTTTCAGCTCCAACTAACGGCCCCGTCGACGGCCCCGGAACCAACAGAGACGGAGGGCAGATGGCGGCGGAGCCCCAGGCCCAATTGCCCCAATACAGCGGTGCAGGGTCGCCCGGGAGATATCACGTGACGCTTTCACCTGCAGCTCCGGCCTCCGGCAACCACCCAAACAACATTGGCCCATCACCGGGAGGACGCGTTCAGGAGCATCACCGTCACAGCACCGGCGTCATGAGGTCGCATACCCCATCGGGCGATCCTACAGGCAGGCGAAGCTCCGTCTCCAATCGTTTACGTGCCAGCATCGGCGGAAGCGCTCTCCCCAGACCTAACACCTCTCTCAGAGAGTCTAGA ACCTTTCGCGCAACACAGCCCACGTATAACCTTTtcaccggcggcgatgcccaCAGCAGACCCGGATCTCGCGCAAGCCTAGCCGCCGAATCCGTTCGTGCCGCCTCCTGCGAGAGCTCTAAAGAAAACATGGCTCcccccgacgccgccgaatACGAGAGCCAACGCCATGTGATCGAGGAGCTGAAGGCCGAGCTTGGCACACTTCGGTACACCATCAGCACTTTTgagcaggagaagcagaTGGCCGACGCCCGACACAATGCTGAACTCGAGgaccaacgccgccgtgcccaGGCCGACTTCACGGCGaagcaggccgccgagaccgaaAAGTCACAGGCCGCGCGCCAGCTGGAGACCGCGCAAAGGGAATTGAGCGAATTACGAGAGAACATCGCGCAAGAGAAGACAGGACTTGAGAAGCGTGCGCGcgacgccgaagaagaggccCGTTTGCTGCAGGAACAATTGGAAGACTTGTCGAGCGCCAAGGACGAGGCTGCGCGCatcaacgagaagaagacgatcGACCTCGAAATGCAGCTGCGCGCCGCCCAAAAGTCGACACAGGAGCTGGAGCAGGAGGCCCATGCCCGTGAGGCTGCTCTGCAGCAGGTCCAGTCCCAGCTAGCCGACAAGGACAGCCAGGTGGGCAACCTGGAGTCAGAAGTTCTGCGCCTCAAGGCCCAgacgggcgacgccgacacaATGGCGATCATTAAGCGGGAGTTGTCGGAGCAAGTGGCTCATATTCGCAACTTAGAGGCGACCAATCGCGAGCAGCTCTCCGAGCTGAAGCACCTGCGACAGATCCACCGGGCGGTTGAGGTTGTTGAAGAGGAGAAGCGATCCCTTCAGCGGAAGCTCGAAGCCGCCCAGTCGCTCGAGGCTGAACTGTCGGAGGCGCGCatccagcgccagcgcctcgaggacgagcgcATCGCCTGGACCGGCTACCTCGCCAGCACCGGTACCGACCTCGAGTTTGACTcgcccgaggccgtcgcccgcGCTCTGGTTGAGCAACGCTATGAGACAgccgcccagctcgacaGGGTCGGCTCGCTGCAAGCCGAGTTGGCCGCGCAGGAGTCCGCTGTCAAGTCCCTCCAGGAAGAGAATGCCACGCTCAAGTCACAACTCACCGAAGCGCGATCCGTCGCGACGACCCAGAATGTCGACAAGACGAGGCTGCGGACCGAGCGCCAGCGCGTGCTCGCGGTAAAAGAGGTCGAATATCTCCGTGCCCAGCTCAAGACGTtcgacgccgaagacgaagccTTCCagcccgaggccgtcgacgagacccGGACGCGACGCATCCAGGAGCTGGAAGACCTAGTCGATAAGTATAGGTCGGAAGTGCAAGCACTGCACGCCGAGATGTCCTCCATTGAGTCCGGCCGGCCCGCTGagcccgcccccgccgctgCAGGCACCAAGCGCCACCGCGACGAAAACGATGAGGCCCTGCAGGAGCAGCTGGGCCTGCTCTCGCGCAAGAGCCGCAAGCTCCAGGACCAGCTGGCGTCGGTGCAGACCCAGCACGCCCTCACGCAGAAGGAGCTTTCGGTCGCGCAGGAACAACTCAAGGCACTCAAAACGCAGTCCAAGACGCGCGTCCTCTCGCTGCGCTCCAACCCAACTTCTGATttcgaggccatcaagatGGCCACGCTCAAGGCCCTTGAGCGGGAGAACGCGGACCTGCTCGCGCAGATCCGGGGCGACCCGTCCTCAGCAGACCTCGTGCCGCGCAcgcagctcgacgccgcgaaCCGCCTCGTCGAAGAGGCCCGCGCTGAGACGGCATCGGCCCAGAAGTCGGCCAAGCGCCTCAAGGAGGTATGGTCCAAGAAGTCGCTCGAGTTCAAGGAGGCCATATTCAGCACCCTCGGCTGGACGGTTATGTTCATGCCCAACGGCAAGATGCGCGTCGAGTCGACCTTTTACCCGTCCCGCACGGACGAGTACGAGAACTCGATTGTTttcgacggcgagaagggcaCTATgaaggtcggcggcgggccccGCAGCGCCTTCGCTCGCCGCATCGGCGACCAGATCGGTTTCTGGGTCCGCGAGAAGGGCTGCATCCccggcttcctcgccgcgctGACGCTCGAGTTCTACGAGGAGCACTCGCGGAACCAGATGCAGACCGAGTGA
- a CDS encoding SAFF domain-containing protein: MDDLARAEYPAMLAHLQPMQAVNVLNDRVKRMNKINTEIADWLQERRRVEDQYVQSLKRLLTFKVPNSQSELGVFTGPWDKILQSVDATAHSHHVFSSQLEKDVETPLRNFQARKEMQNMQTISANLTAMARDLEDAQKKADALTRKGPKTNTQKMADATARLESATQQWDSQAPFIFETLQAIDEQRVNQLRDLLTQYETHESDQAQRNQSRAADTLASMLEISTEQEIASFKERVLSGKPRLEKRATASRQSSNVPTSQTLAPPPPPPSSLGQRDDDASDHSGLADGKSESKLRSRIGTMLGRRRQSVHGGFGQISPGKGGAPSFGRGLSSSHSSTHVRPGLSPRASSNNLAEAHNRLSALAETPDSPRPPQSSGTDRPLHEGTNGFGESLSDANRLGASAGPVNGTHGADALDVAPPPGPPPSQGKDAESKDAEGFTIRPPDNDPISQAQREAAEENEQMFKLNIASSPIAEEDADAKQAAMSNVANTLTQMAAPSRKLGTVRGRRDVRNTIYVPPPNMPEPELTTENPFPTSPSLPSQSSKPTTVAALTSEASIAATSDTQSIRSANSLVSLAHLKHPEMHEPGLNASVIETVSATFEDGTVTSAKVHGEIAFAYQAAGDSRPDRETIRINNFSNLEVIGPNRIFVQNSGKSDEFNLDLSHLNKTATAFTYRVHTGDAQGAGLAAQVPLLLRPAWKPQGDKLGLLLQYSLNPSSNLTAPVTLHNVVFVATYEGAKASGAQTKPTGTHLKDKHLVYWRLGDLTLTAETQKIVCRIIGAENAEPKPGHIEARWEMTPENLGSGISISRLEETKGKGKEEDADPFADDNPTSPAPPADQEWTDVKVVKKVTSGKYEAK, translated from the exons ATGGACGATCTTGCAAGGGCCGAATACCCTGCCATGCTG GCACACCTTCAGCCCATGCAGGCCGTGAACGTCCTAAACGACCGTGTGAAGAGAATGAACAAGATCAACACCGAGATCGCAGACTGGCTGCAG GAACGCCGCCGTGTCGAGGACCAATATGTCCAGAGCCTGAAGAGGCTTCTCACCTTCAAAGTCCCCAACAGCCAATCTGAGCTTGG CGTCTTCACAGGCCCCTGGGACAAGATACTCCAATCTGTCGATGCGACTGCCCACTCCCACCACGTTTTCTCGAGCCAACTTGAGAAAGATGTCGAGACCCCTCTTCGCAACTTCCAGGCTCGTAAGGAGATGCAGAACATGCAGACCATCTCGGCCAACCTGACCGCCATGGCCCGAGACCTTGAGGATGCTCAGAAGAAGGCCGATGCTCTGACCCGCAAAGGCCCCAAGACGAACACCCAGAAGATGGCGGATGCCACGGCAAGACTCGAGTCCGCCACACAGCAGTGGGATTCCCAGGCTCCCTTCATCTTCGAGACCCTGCAGGCCATCGACGAGCAGCGCGTCAACCAGCTGCGCGATCTGCTTACGCAGTACGAAACCCACGAGAGCGACCAGGCACAACGAAACCAGTCCCGCGCTGCCGACACCTTGGCCTCCATGTTGGAGATCAGCACCGAGCAGGAGATCGCGAGCTTCAAGGAGAGGGTGCTTTCGGGAAAGCCACGCCTGGAGAAGAGGGCCACGGCATCCAGGCAATCCTCCAATGTACCGACAAGTCAGACGCTggctccgcctccgcctccacctAGCAGCCTGGGTCaacgcgacgacgacgctaGCGACCACTCTGGTCTTGCCGATGGAAAGAGCG AATCAAAGTTGCGGAGCCGGATCGGTACCAtgcttggccgccgccggcagagCGTTCACGGCGGGTTCGGCCAGATTTCCCCTGGAAAGGGTGGCGCTCCATCCTTCGGCCGCGGTCTTAGCAGCAGTCATAGCAGCACTCATGTTCGCCCCGGCCTGTCTCCGAGGGCTTCGTCCAATAACCTGGCCGAGGCCCACAACCGATTGTCTGCTCTCGCAGAGACGCCCGACTCTCCTAGACCGCCCCAGTCCTCTGGCACCGACAGGCCTCTTCACGAAGGTACGAACGGGTTTGGGGAAAGCCTCTCAGATGCGAATCGCCTGGGCGCATCCGCTGGCCCTGTCAATGGGAcccacggcgccgacgcgTTGGATgttgcccctccccccggcccGCCCCCGTCGCAGGGTAAAGACGCCGAGAGtaaggacgccgagggctTCACGATCCGGCCTCCTGACAACGACCCCATCTCTCAGGCCcagcgcgaggccgccgaggagaacgaACAAATGTTCAAGCTCAACATCGCCAGCTCGCCTatcgccgaggaagacgccgacgcgaAGCAGGCTGCCATGTCGAATGTCGCCAACACCCTGACGCAGATGGCCGCCCCGTCACGCAAGCTGGGAACCGTGCGAGGGCGGAGGGACGTCAGGAACACCATCTACGTGCCGCCCCCCAACATGCCCGAGCCTGAGCTCACCACGGAGAACCCGTTCCCAACTTCGCCATCACTTCCTAGCCAGTCGTCCAAGCCCACCACGGTGGCTGCCCTTACTTCCGAAGCAAGCATTGCCGCGACATCAGATACGCAGTCCATCCGCTCCGCCAACTCACTCGTGAGCCTGGCCCACTTGAAGCATCCTGAGATGCACGAGCCTGGTCTCAATGCATCCGTCATCGAGACAGTGTCGGCGACCTTTGAGGACGGAACAGTCACAAGTGCCAAGGTCCATGGTGAGATTGCCTTTGCCTACCAAGCAGCAGGCGATTCCAGACCTG ACCGTGAGACCATCAGAATCAACAATTTCTCCAATCTAGAAGTCATTGGACCGAACCGCATCTTCGTCCAGAACTCGGGCAAATCCGACGAGTTCAACCTGGACCTATCGCATCTGAACAAGACGGCGACAGCCTTCACTTACAGAGTGCACACTGGCGACGCTCAAGGCGCTGGCCTGGCGGCACAAGTTCCGCTCCTGCTCCGCCCGGCTTGGAAGCCTCAGGGCGACAAGCTCGGGCTCTTGCTGCAGTACTCCCTCAACCCCTCAAGCAACCTGACGGCACCCGTGACGCTGCACAACGTTGTCTTCGTCGCCACATACGAGGGCGCGAAGGCTTCGGGTGCGCAGACGAAGCCAACAGGAACGCACCTCAAGGACAAGCACTTGGTGTACTGGCGCCTCGGCGACTTGACCCTCACTGCCGAGACGCAGAAGATCGTCTGTCGCATCATCGGCGCTGAGAACGCCGAGCCCAAGCCGGGACACATCGAGGCTCGATGGGAGATGACGCCCGAGAACCTCGGTAGCGGCATTTCCATCTCGAGGCTGGAGGAgaccaagggcaagggcaaggaggaggatgccgacCCCTTTGCGGACGACAACCCtacttcgccggcaccaccGGCTGACCAGGAGTGGACGGACGTGAAGGTGGTGAAGAAAGTTACCAGTGGCAAGTACGAAGCCAAGTAA
- a CDS encoding Cell division protein kinase has translation MADLDWKTQLSASDRYENIQRIKAVLEAASSEAKATSQSDAFSIENQAYKDSTSREQYDEICQLVGSANLSSAEPPALGEDDSGDVGVTVGSYKNCLPFASGLTSEVYRCKDRALKVIVETHNIEPHNPHREAKILATLKRPCVPLLETFRDQEQRFVLVFPYKPLTLADVIDKGDLPLPRVARIFKDVFAALRDIHGEGIIHRDVKPEAILLDGPDGPAYLSDFGTAWHPTMSIVSEPANGKILDIGTGPYRAPETLFGDKAYGPSVDMWAAGTMLAECCRSPPKSLFESRPTHEDGNQLGLILSIFKTLGTPTRETWPEAASFKTPPFEMYRMFDGHPWEEILPEVDAEVRDLISSLVRFDSKRATAEQVTLQTTNESMV, from the exons ATGGCCGACCTTGATTGGAAGACGCAGTTGTCGGCGTCTGACCGCTATGAGAACATTCAGAGGAT AAAGGCTGTTCTAGAAGCTGCAAGCTCAGAAGCCAAGGCCACCTCACAGTCCGATGCCTTTTCCATCGAGAACCAGGCATACAAGGATTCGACGTCCAGA GAGCAATATGATGAAATCTGCCAGCTAGTTGGGTCTGCAAATCTATCATCTGCGGAACCGCCAGCCCTCGGTGAAGATGATTCCGGCGACGTTGGGGTTACTGTTGGCTCTTACAAGAACTGCCTACCGTTTGCAAGCGGTCTCACGTCCGAGGTCTACAGATGCAAAGACCGCGCCCTCAAAGTCATCGTGGAAACCCACAACATTGAACCTCACAACCCTCACCGCGAGGCCAAGATCCTGGCCACCTTGAAGCGCCCCTGCGTTCCTCTCTTAGAAACGTTCAGGGACCAGGAACAGAGATTCGTTCTGGTGTTCCCATACAAGCCACTGACCCTCGCCGATGTTATCGACAAGGGAgatctccctctcccccgaGTAGCGCGTATATTCAAAGACGTCTTCGCGGCTCTCAGGGATATTCACGGCGAAGGTATCATCCACAGAGACGTCAAACCAGAagccatcctcctcgacggcccaGACGGGCCAGCCTACCTGTCCGATTTCGGAACTGCCTGGCACCCGACCATGTCGATTGTCTCCGAGCCGGCCAACGGCAAGATTCTCGACATTGGAACCGGCCCCTATCGCGCCCCTGAGACCCTCTTCGGCGATAAAGCCTACGGTCCTTCCGTCGATATGTGGGCCGCCGGTACCATGCTGGCCGAGTGCTGCCGCAGCCCCCCGAAGTCGTTGTTCGAATCGCGACCAACGCATGAGGACGGCAATCAGCTGGGCCTCATCTTGAGCATCTTCAAGACTCTGGGCACGCCGACCCGGGAGACGTGGCCCGAAGCCGCGAGCTTCAAAACGCCACCCTTTGAAATGTACCGCATGTTCGACGGCCATCCCTGGGAAGAGATTCTACCAGAAGTCGATGCTGAAGTTCGAGATTTGATATCCAGCTTGGTGCGCTTCGACTCGAAGAGGGCGACTGCCGAACAGGTAACTTTGCAAACGACCAATGAATCGATGGTATAA